The Candidatus Cloacimonadota bacterium genome includes a region encoding these proteins:
- a CDS encoding sigma 54-interacting transcriptional regulator, translated as MPEKLYQKMHEFVSERFDLSRVLRLVQEKDCSHLLEITGKSGSGKSYLIMPIISFLQETYSHIEYFSPHPLYFNHFSEILGILTGLDEEAQNELYEEHFSKFHTTKKYDFFYYITEQLLKRELLQPIVLIVDDCDVLDSYSRDFLQYLVQYASEIGIQIIALSQKRLFPFSDEENLPSLGAEDLQKLLGSIFPSAGLSYISEGEILHKISGGNLMILERIFAEMSAVKTKQGFDLSPYLEKTYDSHEVYYQNLQDLSKNQIELLMAIYILDGMHLADIAEVLGRKSLKADTKILEKSGLLRIVEERCVVQKKSAFGLWIEEDPSRLPNQLSQKIMAYLKKQNTRHQVLLRLNIMSDTYKADLFNTNLHRFILISDAQSCISLYDYILPFAKNSQEKLRFTSKLAACHASIGQKDEAIDYYRQCLHICTENNLPAEEIVFNLSNTLFAVNSNSFALEIIKKYSPTTIDAYWKSRILLLKSDILAESEDFKEAFDTLDLVMQTMNSIDDQQKRHLIQAEAKKIRGKIHYYINEWDQSEEAFKEAETLYSLVEDHSGLAAINNNLGVLYMFQGEWEKSESYFLKSLALEKEHYNLNGISVCFNNLGGLMDDKGDAARSIYYLEEALKIQRLLSEPYNITNIYNNIGVTMMDHGEFDRAEDALKKSLETSINFNFFRNIVASLNNLGALSFKKGDWKDSIAYYEKAIKLSEENSFGEGLLRSFNNLGEVYEKSSELNLAYDLYFKGLELLPSVSDEYIKAELYGNLGSVLTKLHKYKDAYPYLMESFDFFKALGARDKIIEGCQNQAYYFIMTHNAESADYYLNEAMKLATEQQNEFEIGWTFYLRALLERKNLENCKKNLEEAIKLFVAISSNYELSLANYELAGVLFDLQEWEPALQILKNNKKVIQNYGSIKLLEQNDILMQRISREFSSQMQEIKFEENLLNQFYEITQKLNTITDLDLIIDQSLNSLIEISEADGGMLCLHNSTSLPDAWEFKIFRNFSAEDKDYDLFMNLCAEVHQENKVQNYKQPHFASAYNNILLIPLSIRNNNLGAVLLYCKSGSHYFSERIINLLNALSNQIIVIIENIRGANLEKTHAIIREQLNEGNLYANIIGKSPEMLKIFEIVEKVKDTPTTVLLEGDSGTGKELIARALHYSSNRANKAFVAQYCGALPETLLESELFGHVKGSFTGAAYDKKGLFEIADGGTFFLDEISDISQSTQAKLLRFLQEGEIKRVGSTKTEKVNVRVVCATNVPLLEKVNRGDFRLDLYYRLNVIRIQVPPLKNRPGDTPLLAIHFLDKYNKRIGKNVLGFTEEAMKTLENYEFPGNVRQLENEIERAVTLAEDNTFIHSSDFSEEVFRFKEHNKTIDLLSRKKNLKDAVEELEREMILTCMVKYDWNQTQAAKDLGLSRQGLIKKLQRYNLFRDEG; from the coding sequence ATGCCTGAAAAGCTGTATCAGAAGATGCACGAGTTTGTTTCGGAGCGATTTGATCTATCGCGAGTGTTGCGGCTTGTGCAAGAAAAAGATTGTAGTCATTTGCTTGAGATTACCGGTAAATCCGGTTCAGGGAAAAGTTACCTGATAATGCCCATCATCTCGTTTTTGCAAGAGACATATTCACATATTGAGTATTTTAGCCCTCATCCTTTATACTTCAACCATTTTTCCGAAATTTTGGGGATACTTACGGGCTTGGACGAAGAGGCTCAAAATGAGCTATATGAAGAGCACTTTTCCAAATTCCATACTACCAAGAAGTACGATTTTTTCTACTATATAACGGAACAGTTGCTAAAACGTGAGCTTTTGCAACCGATAGTATTGATTGTTGACGATTGTGATGTATTGGATTCGTATAGCAGAGATTTTTTGCAATATCTTGTGCAATATGCCTCCGAGATTGGAATTCAGATTATAGCTCTTTCGCAGAAGCGCTTATTTCCGTTTTCTGATGAAGAGAATTTGCCCAGTTTGGGAGCAGAAGATTTACAAAAGCTGTTAGGGAGCATCTTCCCTAGTGCAGGCTTGAGCTATATTTCCGAAGGAGAAATCTTACACAAGATATCTGGCGGCAATCTAATGATCCTGGAGCGGATATTTGCCGAGATGTCAGCTGTTAAAACCAAGCAAGGATTTGATCTAAGTCCCTATTTGGAAAAAACATACGATTCACATGAAGTATATTATCAAAACCTGCAAGATTTGAGTAAGAATCAAATTGAGTTATTGATGGCCATATACATTTTGGATGGGATGCATTTAGCTGATATTGCTGAAGTATTAGGGCGTAAGAGCTTGAAAGCAGATACCAAGATTTTGGAAAAAAGTGGTTTGCTTCGCATTGTGGAAGAAAGATGTGTGGTACAAAAGAAAAGTGCATTTGGTCTTTGGATAGAAGAAGATCCATCCCGTTTGCCAAATCAGCTCTCCCAAAAGATAATGGCGTATCTTAAAAAGCAGAATACACGGCATCAGGTTCTTTTGCGCTTGAATATCATGTCCGATACCTATAAAGCAGATTTGTTCAATACCAATTTGCATCGCTTTATTCTGATCTCGGATGCGCAGAGTTGCATATCTTTATACGATTACATTCTTCCCTTTGCCAAGAATTCCCAAGAAAAGCTTCGATTCACTTCTAAGCTTGCAGCTTGCCATGCCAGTATAGGGCAAAAAGACGAAGCTATAGATTATTACCGGCAGTGTTTACATATTTGCACAGAAAACAATCTTCCAGCCGAAGAGATAGTGTTTAATTTATCCAATACCCTGTTTGCCGTAAATTCTAACAGTTTTGCTTTGGAGATAATAAAAAAATACTCTCCCACAACTATAGATGCCTATTGGAAATCTCGGATTTTGCTGTTGAAAAGTGATATCCTTGCCGAGAGTGAAGATTTCAAGGAAGCGTTCGATACCTTGGATTTGGTTATGCAGACTATGAACAGCATCGATGATCAACAGAAAAGGCATTTGATCCAGGCTGAAGCCAAAAAGATACGCGGTAAGATCCACTATTACATTAATGAATGGGATCAATCTGAAGAAGCTTTTAAAGAAGCGGAAACATTGTATTCTTTGGTAGAAGATCACTCGGGATTAGCGGCAATAAATAATAACCTTGGGGTTTTATATATGTTTCAGGGTGAATGGGAAAAAAGTGAAAGCTATTTTCTAAAAAGCCTTGCTTTGGAAAAAGAACACTATAACCTAAATGGGATTTCCGTTTGTTTTAATAACTTGGGCGGGTTGATGGATGATAAGGGTGATGCCGCCAGATCGATCTACTACTTGGAAGAAGCTCTCAAGATTCAGCGTCTGCTTTCGGAACCATACAATATTACCAATATCTACAATAATATTGGGGTTACTATGATGGATCACGGAGAGTTTGACCGTGCAGAAGATGCACTTAAGAAATCTCTGGAGACCTCTATAAATTTTAATTTCTTTAGAAACATTGTGGCGTCTCTGAATAATTTGGGAGCGTTAAGCTTCAAAAAAGGCGATTGGAAGGATTCGATAGCTTACTATGAAAAAGCAATTAAGCTCTCGGAAGAAAATAGTTTTGGTGAAGGTTTGCTGAGGTCATTTAATAACTTGGGCGAAGTATACGAAAAAAGCAGTGAGCTAAATCTGGCTTACGATCTCTATTTCAAAGGATTGGAGCTTTTACCATCGGTTAGCGATGAATATATTAAGGCAGAGTTGTATGGCAATTTGGGATCTGTACTCACAAAATTGCATAAGTATAAGGATGCCTATCCATACTTGATGGAAAGCTTTGACTTCTTCAAGGCATTAGGTGCACGAGATAAGATAATTGAGGGTTGCCAAAATCAGGCTTACTATTTTATCATGACCCATAATGCCGAAAGCGCAGATTACTATTTGAATGAAGCTATGAAACTGGCAACTGAGCAGCAAAATGAGTTTGAAATAGGTTGGACATTCTATTTACGAGCACTTTTGGAGCGGAAGAATTTAGAGAATTGTAAGAAAAACTTGGAAGAAGCGATAAAACTTTTCGTTGCGATATCCAGTAATTACGAGCTTTCTTTGGCAAATTATGAATTGGCAGGAGTACTCTTCGATTTGCAGGAATGGGAGCCCGCGTTACAGATATTAAAAAACAATAAGAAAGTTATCCAAAATTATGGCTCTATAAAGCTCTTGGAGCAAAACGATATCCTTATGCAAAGAATCTCCCGCGAATTCTCTTCGCAAATGCAGGAGATTAAGTTTGAAGAAAATCTGCTGAACCAGTTTTATGAGATTACCCAAAAACTGAATACGATTACAGATCTGGATCTGATTATAGATCAATCGCTAAATAGCTTGATTGAGATATCGGAAGCAGATGGAGGAATGCTTTGTTTGCACAATAGCACGAGCTTGCCAGATGCTTGGGAATTTAAGATATTTAGGAATTTCTCGGCAGAAGATAAGGATTACGATCTCTTTATGAATCTTTGTGCTGAGGTTCACCAGGAAAATAAAGTTCAGAACTACAAACAACCCCATTTTGCTTCTGCATATAACAATATTCTTTTGATCCCGCTTTCTATCCGCAATAACAATTTGGGAGCGGTTTTACTATATTGTAAGAGCGGTTCCCATTATTTTAGTGAACGCATAATTAATCTGCTAAATGCGCTATCGAATCAGATTATTGTTATTATCGAGAACATCCGTGGCGCCAATCTGGAAAAAACTCATGCCATCATTCGGGAACAACTAAATGAAGGGAATTTATATGCCAATATAATTGGTAAGAGCCCGGAAATGCTGAAGATATTTGAGATTGTTGAAAAGGTAAAGGATACTCCCACTACTGTATTGTTAGAGGGCGATAGCGGCACAGGGAAAGAGTTAATTGCCAGAGCATTGCATTACAGTAGTAACAGAGCCAATAAAGCTTTTGTTGCCCAATATTGTGGAGCATTACCCGAGACTCTTTTAGAAAGTGAATTGTTTGGACACGTTAAAGGCAGTTTTACAGGTGCTGCATACGACAAAAAGGGGCTGTTTGAGATAGCCGATGGGGGTACTTTCTTCTTGGATGAGATCTCAGATATTAGCCAATCTACTCAAGCCAAGCTGTTACGATTCTTGCAGGAAGGCGAAATAAAGCGGGTTGGTTCTACTAAAACAGAAAAAGTGAATGTACGAGTAGTATGCGCAACCAACGTACCGCTTCTAGAGAAAGTAAATAGAGGTGATTTTCGTTTGGACTTGTACTATCGCTTGAATGTAATTCGCATTCAAGTGCCACCGCTAAAAAACAGACCCGGAGATACTCCGCTTTTAGCTATACATTTCTTGGATAAATATAACAAACGCATAGGCAAGAATGTACTTGGCTTTACCGAAGAAGCAATGAAAACTCTAGAAAACTATGAGTTCCCTGGTAATGTAAGACAGTTAGAAAACGAAATCGAACGCGCAGTAACCTTAGCTGAAGATAATACATTCATTCATTCATCCGATTTCTCTGAGGAAGTATTTCGCTTCAAAGAACATAATAAAACCATAGATCTTTTAAGCAGAAAAAAGAACCTCAAGGATGCAGTTGAGGAATTGGAGCGGGAAATGATACTTACTTGTATGGTAAAATACGACTGGAATCAAACTCAGGCAGCTAAAGATCTGGGTTTATCACGACAGGGGCTGATTAAAAAACTGCAGCGCTACAATTTATTTCGAGATGAAGGATGA